A window from Egibacteraceae bacterium encodes these proteins:
- a CDS encoding DUF192 domain-containing protein: MRNSVLLLALAAAVLVGVAGMAGATHVFRDVPHTSVHAPGIHWADEHGIIEGFGDGTFQPRATILRDQVASMLHRYDRHVDRKIAAALADVEPERDALEPLPPFSRSSVILDPDGVHVPKPVYVADTPDLRQQGLMGVEELPQEAGMLFMFPDDRTGGFWMRDTLIPLSIAFLAEDGTVLAILDMDPCEADPCPVHDPGVAYRAALEVNQGRFADLGLGEPGWRVAIPATLGPGT, translated from the coding sequence GTGCGCAACTCCGTGCTGTTGCTGGCCCTGGCGGCGGCCGTGCTCGTCGGTGTGGCGGGGATGGCGGGTGCGACCCACGTCTTCCGCGACGTCCCCCACACCAGCGTCCACGCCCCGGGCATCCACTGGGCCGACGAGCACGGCATCATCGAAGGCTTCGGCGACGGGACCTTCCAGCCGCGCGCCACCATCCTGCGCGACCAGGTCGCCTCGATGCTGCACCGCTACGACCGCCACGTCGACCGCAAGATCGCCGCGGCGCTGGCAGACGTCGAGCCGGAGCGGGACGCGCTCGAGCCACTGCCGCCCTTCAGCCGGTCCAGCGTCATCCTCGACCCGGACGGCGTCCACGTGCCGAAGCCCGTCTACGTCGCCGACACCCCCGACCTGCGCCAGCAGGGGCTGATGGGTGTCGAGGAGCTGCCGCAGGAGGCCGGCATGCTGTTCATGTTCCCGGACGACCGGACCGGCGGGTTCTGGATGCGCGACACGCTCATCCCGCTGTCCATCGCGTTCCTCGCCGAGGACGGCACGGTGCTGGCCATCCTCGACATGGACCCCTGCGAGGCCGACCCGTGCCCGGTGCACGACCCGGGGGTGGCCTACCGGGCCGCACTGGAGGTCAACCAGGGCCGCTTCGCCGACCTCGGGCTCGGGGAGCCGGGCTGGCGGGTCGCCATCCCCGCGACCCTGGGACCGGGCACGTAG
- the ftsH gene encoding ATP-dependent zinc metalloprotease FtsH, with protein MADKRKRKGKGPSDRPKNRVGLLSGLAVIILLAAWVAVLVWGRPTVSGEELLLTEYIDLVDEGQVIDAQILDFDGIVAGTYQREDGTVAPYHMRYFQSQGLRERLADLLIANRVPFSIDQQYSKTLVGNASIALPALIIVVVFIYLIVSFRSGSGLFSTSSGARKIEPEDQSVSFADVAGQDEAVAELRELSSFLSDPGRFAAVGATVPKGVLLYGPPGCGKTLLARALAGEAGASFYSISGSDFVELYVGVGASRVREMFKEARENAPAILFIDELDSVGRRRSAGGGGGSAAGSSDEQEQTLNQILAEMDGFSATEGVIVLGATNRADTLDPALLRPGRFDRAIGLERVDEAGRLQILELHAKGKPLAADVDLREIARKALGMTGADLASVVNEAALLTARASGSAIGQAQLLTALERIIEAPERQRRLSLRDRSIGKRSTSANERVTFADVAGANDAIDELTEVRDFLAAPERFAEMGARPPRGILLAGPPGCGKTLLARAVAGEANAAFFSASGTDFVEIYVGQGAARVRDLFAEATAAAPAILFIDEIDAVGGRRTGEGGGAGEREQTLNQILVALDGFEKRSAVIVMAATNRPDMLDPALVRPGRFDRQVTVELPDREGRAAILAVHAAEKPLAADVNLDAIAGITPGFSGADLANVINEAALLATRRGEHLLTMGILEEAIERSMLGIGSRRHALSDEHKTIVGYHEAGHALVGRAVPGGRVPHKLSIMPRGKALGFTWHSDDSDDRRMHSRASMVDEMATLLGGRVAEQLVFDDPGSGAADDLARATRIARQMICDLGMSPTLGPRSYSDLTGNGSPAHSQETARIIDAEIRAVMDEAYDRAYAILAGDRPALDRVAQALVEHETLTASQFTRLAEGSPPRRQARAPPP; from the coding sequence GTGGCAGACAAGCGGAAGCGCAAGGGCAAGGGCCCCTCGGACAGGCCCAAGAACCGGGTCGGACTGCTGTCCGGGCTGGCGGTCATCATCCTGCTGGCGGCCTGGGTGGCGGTGCTCGTGTGGGGCCGGCCCACCGTCAGCGGTGAGGAGCTGCTGCTCACCGAGTACATCGACCTTGTCGACGAGGGCCAGGTCATCGACGCCCAGATCCTCGACTTCGACGGCATCGTTGCCGGCACGTATCAGCGCGAGGACGGCACCGTGGCGCCCTACCACATGCGCTACTTCCAGTCGCAGGGTCTGCGGGAGCGCCTCGCCGACCTGCTGATCGCCAACCGTGTGCCGTTCAGCATCGACCAGCAGTACAGCAAGACGCTCGTGGGCAACGCGTCGATCGCGCTGCCCGCGCTCATCATCGTCGTGGTGTTCATCTACCTGATCGTGTCGTTCCGCAGCGGCAGCGGGCTGTTCTCCACGTCGAGCGGCGCACGCAAGATCGAGCCCGAGGACCAGTCCGTCTCGTTCGCCGACGTGGCCGGCCAGGACGAGGCGGTCGCCGAGCTCCGTGAGCTGTCGTCGTTCCTGTCCGACCCCGGCCGCTTCGCGGCGGTCGGCGCGACGGTGCCGAAGGGCGTGCTGCTGTACGGCCCGCCCGGGTGCGGCAAGACGCTGCTGGCGCGCGCGCTCGCGGGCGAGGCCGGCGCGTCCTTCTACAGCATCTCGGGCTCGGACTTCGTCGAGCTGTACGTCGGCGTGGGCGCGTCACGGGTCCGCGAGATGTTCAAGGAGGCGCGGGAGAACGCCCCGGCCATCCTGTTCATCGACGAGCTCGACTCGGTGGGGCGTCGCCGCAGCGCCGGCGGCGGCGGCGGCAGCGCGGCGGGGTCCAGCGACGAGCAGGAGCAGACCCTCAACCAGATCCTCGCCGAGATGGACGGGTTCTCGGCCACCGAGGGCGTGATCGTGCTCGGCGCCACCAACCGGGCCGACACCCTCGACCCGGCGCTGCTGCGCCCCGGCCGCTTCGACCGGGCCATCGGTCTGGAACGGGTGGACGAGGCGGGCCGCCTGCAGATCCTGGAGCTGCACGCCAAGGGCAAGCCGCTGGCCGCCGACGTCGACCTCCGCGAGATCGCCCGCAAGGCCCTCGGCATGACCGGTGCGGACCTCGCCAGCGTCGTGAACGAGGCGGCACTGCTCACCGCACGGGCCAGCGGCTCGGCGATCGGGCAGGCCCAGCTGCTCACGGCGCTGGAGCGCATCATCGAGGCGCCCGAGCGCCAGCGGCGCCTGTCCCTGCGCGACCGCAGCATCGGCAAGCGCTCCACCAGCGCGAACGAGCGGGTGACGTTCGCCGACGTCGCCGGAGCCAACGACGCGATCGACGAGCTCACCGAGGTGCGCGACTTCCTCGCCGCTCCGGAGCGGTTCGCGGAGATGGGAGCGCGTCCCCCCCGTGGCATCCTCCTCGCCGGCCCCCCCGGCTGCGGCAAGACGTTGCTGGCGCGGGCCGTGGCCGGCGAGGCCAACGCGGCCTTCTTCTCCGCCTCGGGCACCGACTTCGTCGAGATCTACGTGGGGCAGGGTGCCGCCCGGGTGCGCGACCTCTTCGCCGAGGCCACCGCCGCCGCGCCCGCCATCCTGTTCATCGACGAGATCGACGCCGTCGGTGGTCGCCGCACCGGCGAGGGCGGCGGCGCCGGCGAGCGCGAGCAGACCCTCAACCAGATCCTCGTCGCCCTCGACGGGTTCGAGAAGCGCTCCGCGGTGATCGTGATGGCCGCGACCAACCGCCCCGACATGCTCGACCCGGCGCTGGTGCGGCCCGGCAGGTTCGACCGGCAGGTGACCGTGGAGCTGCCCGACCGTGAGGGGCGCGCCGCCATCCTGGCCGTGCATGCCGCCGAGAAGCCGCTCGCGGCCGATGTGAACCTGGACGCCATCGCGGGCATCACCCCCGGCTTCTCCGGCGCGGATCTGGCCAACGTCATCAACGAGGCCGCCCTGCTCGCCACCCGCCGGGGCGAGCACCTGCTCACCATGGGCATCCTCGAGGAGGCGATCGAGCGCAGCATGCTCGGCATCGGGTCGCGCCGCCACGCGCTGAGCGACGAGCACAAGACCATCGTGGGCTACCACGAGGCCGGCCACGCGCTCGTGGGGCGAGCCGTGCCCGGGGGGCGGGTCCCGCACAAGCTCAGCATCATGCCGCGCGGCAAGGCGCTGGGGTTCACCTGGCACTCCGACGACAGCGACGACCGGCGCATGCACTCCCGGGCCAGCATGGTGGACGAGATGGCGACGCTGCTCGGGGGGCGGGTCGCCGAGCAGCTGGTCTTCGACGACCCGGGCAGCGGCGCGGCCGACGACCTGGCGCGCGCCACCCGCATCGCCCGGCAGATGATCTGCGACCTGGGGATGAGCCCCACCCTCGGGCCGCGCTCGTACTCCGACCTCACGGGCAACGGCTCGCCGGCGCACTCGCAGGAGACCGCACGGATCATCGACGCCGAGATCCGCGCCGTGATGGACGAGGCCTACGACCGGGCCTACGCGATCCTCGCCGGCGACCGGCCGGCGCTCGACCGCGTGGCGCAGGCGCTGGTCGAGCACGAGACCCTCACCGCCAGCCAGTTCACCCGTCTGGCGGAGGGCTCCCCGCCGCGCCGCCAGGCCCGGGCCCCCCCCCCCC
- a CDS encoding acyl-CoA carboxylase subunit beta, translating into MSQTTEEKLQELRRRVREAEHAGSEQAVEKQHAKGKLTARERIDLLLDAGSFTETDRLAVHRATGFGMQDRAAPGDGVVTGYGMVAGREVCVFSQDFTVFGGSLGEVFAEKIVKMMDLAVRMGVPVIGINDSGGARIQEGVVSLGGYGDIFYRNVQASGVIPQISAIMGPCAGGAVYSPAMTDFVFMVKETSHMFITGPEVIKTVTGEDVTFEDLGGAMSHNTRSGVAHFAAEDEQACIDDIVHLLSFLPANNLEEPPRVVPSDRPDRADRELDTLVPDSSNTAYDMRAIIGRVVDDGVFFEVQAHWAANIVIGFARLDGYPVGVVANQPIHLAGTLDAASSMKAARFVRTCDAFNIPVVTFVDVPGFLPGTAQEWGGIIRHGAKLLYAYCEATVPKLTVIIRKAYGGAYDVMGSKHVGADVNLAWPTAEIAVMGPQGAVNILYRKELDEAADPAARRAELVEHYDRELANPWKAAERGYLDDVIEPSRTRPMLIDALRFTRTKRQVHPPRKHGNLPL; encoded by the coding sequence GTGAGCCAGACCACCGAGGAGAAGCTCCAGGAGCTGCGCCGGCGGGTGCGCGAAGCCGAGCACGCCGGCTCCGAGCAGGCTGTGGAGAAGCAGCACGCGAAGGGCAAGCTGACCGCCCGGGAGCGCATCGACCTCCTGCTCGACGCCGGCTCGTTCACCGAGACCGACCGCCTCGCGGTCCACCGGGCCACCGGTTTCGGCATGCAGGACCGCGCGGCCCCCGGCGACGGCGTGGTCACCGGCTACGGCATGGTCGCCGGTCGCGAGGTCTGCGTCTTCAGCCAGGACTTCACCGTCTTCGGCGGGTCGCTCGGCGAGGTGTTCGCCGAGAAGATCGTCAAGATGATGGACCTGGCCGTGCGCATGGGCGTGCCGGTCATCGGCATCAACGACTCCGGCGGCGCGCGCATCCAGGAGGGCGTGGTGTCCCTCGGAGGCTACGGCGACATCTTCTACCGCAACGTGCAGGCGAGCGGGGTCATCCCCCAGATCTCAGCCATCATGGGCCCCTGCGCGGGCGGCGCCGTCTACTCCCCGGCCATGACCGACTTCGTGTTCATGGTGAAGGAGACCTCCCACATGTTCATCACCGGTCCGGAGGTGATCAAGACGGTCACCGGGGAGGACGTCACCTTCGAGGACCTCGGCGGGGCGATGAGCCACAACACCCGGTCGGGCGTCGCGCACTTCGCCGCCGAGGACGAGCAGGCGTGCATCGACGACATCGTCCACCTGCTGTCTTTCCTGCCGGCGAACAACCTCGAGGAACCGCCGCGTGTCGTGCCCTCCGACCGGCCCGACCGCGCCGACCGCGAGCTCGACACGCTGGTCCCCGACTCCTCGAACACCGCCTACGACATGCGTGCGATCATCGGCCGCGTCGTCGACGACGGCGTGTTCTTCGAGGTGCAGGCCCACTGGGCCGCCAACATCGTGATCGGATTCGCCCGGCTCGACGGCTACCCGGTCGGCGTGGTCGCCAACCAGCCCATCCACCTGGCGGGCACGTTGGACGCCGCGTCCTCCATGAAGGCCGCCCGGTTCGTGCGCACCTGCGACGCTTTCAACATCCCGGTCGTGACCTTCGTGGACGTGCCCGGGTTCCTGCCGGGCACGGCCCAGGAGTGGGGGGGCATCATCCGCCACGGGGCCAAGCTGCTGTACGCCTACTGCGAGGCGACCGTGCCCAAGCTCACCGTCATCATCCGCAAGGCCTACGGCGGGGCGTACGACGTCATGGGCTCGAAGCACGTCGGGGCCGACGTCAACCTCGCGTGGCCCACGGCGGAGATCGCGGTGATGGGACCCCAGGGCGCGGTCAACATCCTCTACCGCAAGGAGCTCGACGAGGCCGCGGACCCCGCCGCCCGGCGGGCCGAGCTCGTCGAGCACTACGACCGCGAGCTCGCCAACCCGTGGAAGGCCGCGGAGCGGGGCTACCTCGACGACGTGATCGAGCCCAGCCGGACCCGGCCGATGCTCATCGACGCGCTGCGGTTCACCCGCACCAAGCGCCAGGTCCACCCGCCGCGCAAGCACGGGAACCTGCCGCTGTGA
- a CDS encoding acyl-CoA carboxylase epsilon subunit — MTGAPRHLRVVAGTPTAEEIAAVVVALGGAATDRRRPPRPPAAAWARAARREALGARAPRSPQDLLGPL; from the coding sequence GTGACCGGTGCGCCCCGGCATCTGCGGGTGGTCGCGGGGACCCCGACCGCCGAGGAGATCGCGGCCGTGGTCGTCGCGCTCGGCGGCGCCGCGACAGACCGGCGTCGGCCCCCACGACCACCGGCGGCCGCCTGGGCCCGTGCGGCGCGCCGCGAGGCGCTCGGCGCGCGTGCGCCCCGCAGTCCCCAGGACCTGCTCGGCCCGCTCTGA
- a CDS encoding biotin--[acetyl-CoA-carboxylase] ligase: MSGPPPALVASLVDGPSLVAGVEWHAELASTQEQALAAARNGAPEMHLVIADAQTAGRGRRGRSWQAPAGTSLLVSCVLRPAAPAGVLALLPLLAGVALAEVADRYCPHVALKWPNDLLLGGRKGAGIMAETAADGAVVLGVGVNVDWRDHPRPADAPDATSLAEAGGAPVGRWRVLAAFAGLFGRRYLDWQEQPTGFLDAYRARCATIGQPVRLTRGDQVLLGVAEGVGEDGLLELRDRLGTLHRLWAGDVEHVRAPLTWGPCARP, translated from the coding sequence ATGTCCGGCCCGCCCCCAGCTCTCGTCGCGTCCCTCGTCGACGGGCCGTCGCTGGTGGCCGGCGTGGAGTGGCATGCCGAGCTGGCCTCCACCCAGGAGCAGGCGCTGGCGGCCGCGCGGAACGGGGCGCCGGAGATGCACCTGGTGATCGCGGATGCGCAGACCGCCGGGAGGGGGCGGCGCGGGCGGTCGTGGCAGGCGCCGGCCGGCACATCGCTGCTGGTCAGCTGCGTCCTGCGCCCCGCGGCGCCGGCCGGCGTGCTCGCGTTGCTGCCCCTGCTGGCCGGCGTGGCGCTTGCCGAGGTGGCCGATCGCTACTGCCCGCACGTCGCGCTCAAGTGGCCCAACGACCTGCTCCTCGGCGGCCGCAAGGGGGCGGGCATCATGGCCGAGACCGCAGCCGACGGCGCCGTCGTGCTCGGCGTCGGCGTCAACGTCGACTGGCGGGACCACCCACGACCGGCGGACGCGCCGGATGCGACGTCGCTGGCCGAGGCCGGCGGTGCGCCCGTCGGCCGCTGGCGCGTGCTCGCCGCGTTCGCGGGGCTGTTCGGCCGGCGCTACCTCGACTGGCAGGAGCAGCCCACCGGCTTCCTGGACGCCTACCGCGCCCGGTGCGCGACCATCGGGCAACCGGTGCGGCTCACCCGCGGGGACCAGGTGCTCCTCGGCGTGGCCGAGGGGGTGGGCGAGGACGGACTGCTCGAGCTGCGTGACCGTCTGGGCACGCTGCACCGGCTCTGGGCCGGGGACGTGGAGCACGTCCGGGCGCCGTTAACCTGGGGACCCTGCGCACGCCCGTGA
- a CDS encoding PH domain-containing protein, with the protein MTEFPTAPLDRPTRTVTVAVLGLVLGVMALTGVTAEDPASRALSVGLGALILLLAWGYAPGVLVVDGRVLHVRRRLFGRREFTVAGRVHRPTWQVGLRSVRKLGSGGLFGWYGSFWRPGVGSFHAYVTDRSRSVLCETDDGPVVVSPADPDAFATALREASS; encoded by the coding sequence GTGACCGAGTTCCCCACCGCGCCGCTCGACCGCCCGACCCGGACGGTGACCGTCGCGGTGCTCGGGCTCGTCCTCGGGGTCATGGCGCTCACCGGGGTCACCGCCGAGGACCCGGCCAGCCGTGCCCTGTCCGTCGGCCTCGGCGCCCTGATCCTGCTGCTCGCCTGGGGCTACGCACCCGGCGTGCTCGTGGTCGACGGCCGGGTGCTGCACGTCCGCCGGCGGCTGTTCGGCCGCAGGGAGTTCACCGTGGCCGGGCGGGTCCACCGCCCCACGTGGCAGGTCGGGCTGCGCTCGGTGCGCAAGCTCGGATCGGGTGGGCTGTTCGGGTGGTACGGGTCCTTCTGGCGGCCCGGGGTCGGCTCGTTCCACGCCTACGTCACCGACCGGTCCCGCTCGGTGCTGTGCGAGACCGACGACGGCCCCGTGGTCGTCAGCCCCGCCGACCCCGACGCGTTCGCAACAGCCCTGCGCGAGGCGTCGTCGTGA
- a CDS encoding sialidase family protein: MRTQNKSRLVVLVAALTLSLVATLVPAAAQDGDTAAQQIPPSQIQVGENVVLKHDDPRATYARDGVGVAVNPADPDHIVMTNNDLYDFRCEYHTSRDGGATWNSGILVAPAGFGSPSGGPESPCSSVGHGTSSMQGHNAVAFGSGGNVYVAFSSARFGSGTEEWGLSTLVARSTDGGDTFETAVEALPSDPADLTNNALPGLAVHPGSGGSNDRVVVQAEDGSGADDSPTPRSLVAAVSTDSGQTFSPRVAVNEGMAVRETSIAVSPDGTFHATWRTRDNPGSIYAARSTDGLAWEQTEAVSDVWGYRVNNPDDPAEPEVNFSSSNYPRNAAGPDGTAYITWIEGEPDPDVAPSGDVEGQDHFIHPEAGVYVAASTDDGVTYGDPVRVNDVITANDGNIWNQTRHPSASVAPDGTLHIVWQDRRHWYRGCQHTHAYCNEGRLGDTYIANSTDDGASFSEDVRVSDRTQNNEIGSDYRQGVYWTYAPVAAPLGNDEVFVAWMDSRRGDFTDDKLDIYYAKVDLTGGGEPTPRRHIPASDVANLSVALARQSHPGGSEATLISTFATEPWSRLVVVNDDDPALAAAGGVLARAYLAPVLATPAGGLTARLEEEVGRLDPHRAFVLGDASAVSNQVVTDLEGSSDLGAADITRFDGSPAEIAAAMAHEMDFRREEIRDQYEWRGPDDPAFTSVVIANPESDEVATAAALAANRRLPILFVEENSVPAATAAALTDLNIDDVLVVGGPSAVSDTVLGDLPNATRMGGADVAATSQAVTQVALARGLPSNVVYVSDSDDPMGSALAGSAVGRISGLHLATPGADVDAAAAALGNEASNVDRYVVIGGVETRQLLSWACPAGAVPGAGFTDINGNTHETAIDCAAWYAITLGLGEGLYGPSQTVRRDQMASFIARLIDHAKPGLLPAATGANPFPGDVTEDNTHFDAIRRLAAADIVLGLGGDEYGPSQSVRRDQMASFIHRAIAFVDTSGEIRNEEDFFSDVGPTHEENVNALASQGIVLGVGGDEYAASNAVRRDQMASFVLRGLDFLVQGTQAQLPVLTTR; this comes from the coding sequence ATGCGAACCCAGAACAAATCCCGACTGGTCGTGCTCGTCGCGGCCCTGACCCTGAGCCTCGTGGCGACGCTGGTCCCCGCGGCCGCGCAGGACGGCGACACCGCCGCGCAGCAGATCCCCCCCAGCCAGATCCAGGTGGGCGAGAACGTGGTGCTGAAGCACGACGACCCGCGGGCGACGTACGCCCGCGACGGCGTGGGTGTGGCCGTGAACCCCGCGGACCCCGACCACATCGTGATGACCAACAACGACCTCTACGACTTCCGCTGCGAGTACCACACCAGCCGTGACGGTGGCGCCACCTGGAACAGCGGGATCTTGGTCGCCCCCGCCGGCTTCGGGTCGCCCTCGGGTGGTCCAGAGTCGCCGTGCTCGTCGGTCGGGCACGGGACCTCGTCGATGCAGGGCCACAACGCCGTCGCCTTCGGCTCGGGCGGCAACGTGTACGTGGCGTTCTCCTCGGCCCGCTTCGGCAGCGGCACCGAGGAGTGGGGGCTGTCCACGCTCGTGGCGCGCTCGACCGACGGTGGCGACACGTTCGAGACCGCCGTCGAGGCGCTCCCCAGTGACCCGGCCGACTTGACGAACAACGCCCTTCCCGGCCTGGCCGTGCACCCGGGCAGCGGCGGCAGCAACGACCGCGTCGTCGTGCAGGCGGAGGACGGCTCGGGCGCCGATGACTCCCCGACGCCGCGATCGCTGGTGGCCGCGGTGTCGACCGACAGCGGCCAGACGTTCTCGCCCCGCGTCGCGGTGAACGAGGGCATGGCGGTCCGGGAGACCTCCATCGCCGTCAGCCCCGACGGCACCTTCCACGCCACCTGGCGCACCCGCGACAACCCGGGCTCGATCTACGCCGCTCGCTCCACCGACGGACTGGCCTGGGAGCAGACCGAAGCGGTTTCCGACGTGTGGGGCTACCGGGTCAACAACCCCGATGACCCCGCGGAGCCCGAGGTCAACTTCTCCAGCTCCAACTACCCGCGTAACGCCGCGGGCCCCGACGGCACCGCCTACATCACCTGGATCGAGGGTGAGCCGGACCCGGACGTGGCGCCCAGCGGCGACGTCGAGGGCCAGGACCACTTCATCCACCCGGAGGCGGGCGTGTACGTGGCCGCCTCCACCGACGACGGCGTCACCTATGGCGACCCGGTGCGGGTCAACGACGTGATCACCGCCAACGACGGCAACATCTGGAACCAGACGCGCCACCCTTCGGCGTCGGTCGCCCCGGACGGCACCCTGCACATCGTGTGGCAGGACCGCCGTCACTGGTACCGCGGCTGCCAGCACACCCACGCCTACTGCAACGAGGGTCGCCTCGGCGACACCTACATCGCGAACTCGACCGACGATGGGGCGAGCTTCTCCGAGGACGTGCGGGTGAGCGACCGCACCCAGAACAACGAGATCGGCTCGGACTACCGCCAGGGCGTGTACTGGACGTACGCGCCGGTCGCCGCCCCCCTGGGCAACGACGAGGTGTTCGTGGCCTGGATGGACTCGCGCCGCGGTGACTTCACCGACGACAAGCTCGACATCTACTACGCCAAGGTCGACCTCACGGGCGGCGGGGAACCCACCCCCCGCCGTCACATCCCCGCGTCGGATGTCGCCAACCTGTCGGTCGCGCTCGCCCGTCAGAGCCACCCGGGCGGTTCCGAGGCCACGCTGATCAGCACCTTCGCCACCGAGCCGTGGTCGCGCCTGGTCGTCGTGAACGACGACGACCCGGCACTCGCGGCAGCCGGCGGCGTGCTCGCCCGGGCCTACCTGGCACCGGTGCTCGCCACACCCGCCGGCGGACTCACCGCTCGCCTGGAAGAGGAAGTCGGGCGGTTGGACCCCCACCGGGCCTTCGTGCTCGGTGACGCCAGCGCGGTCAGCAACCAGGTCGTCACCGACCTGGAGGGCTCGTCGGACCTGGGAGCAGCCGACATCACCCGCTTCGACGGGTCGCCGGCGGAGATCGCGGCCGCGATGGCGCACGAGATGGACTTCCGCCGGGAGGAGATCCGTGACCAGTACGAGTGGCGTGGCCCGGACGACCCGGCCTTCACCTCGGTCGTGATCGCCAACCCCGAGTCCGACGAGGTCGCGACGGCCGCGGCACTGGCGGCCAACCGCCGGCTGCCCATCCTGTTCGTGGAAGAGAACTCGGTGCCGGCCGCGACGGCCGCCGCACTGACCGACCTCAACATCGACGACGTCCTGGTCGTGGGCGGTCCGTCAGCGGTCAGCGACACGGTGCTGGGCGACCTGCCCAACGCGACACGCATGGGCGGCGCTGACGTCGCTGCGACCTCGCAGGCGGTCACCCAGGTGGCGCTCGCCCGAGGCCTGCCGTCCAACGTCGTGTACGTGAGCGACAGCGACGACCCGATGGGCTCTGCCCTGGCCGGCTCGGCCGTGGGCCGCATCAGCGGTCTGCACCTGGCGACGCCTGGTGCCGACGTCGATGCCGCGGCGGCCGCGCTCGGCAACGAGGCGAGCAACGTTGACCGCTACGTCGTCATCGGCGGCGTCGAGACCCGTCAGCTGCTCAGCTGGGCCTGCCCCGCCGGGGCGGTGCCTGGAGCCGGGTTCACCGACATCAACGGCAACACCCACGAGACGGCGATCGACTGTGCCGCCTGGTACGCGATCACTCTCGGCCTCGGGGAGGGCCTCTACGGCCCCTCCCAGACCGTGCGCCGTGACCAGATGGCGTCGTTCATCGCGCGCCTCATCGACCACGCCAAGCCGGGCCTGCTGCCGGCGGCGACCGGGGCGAACCCGTTCCCGGGTGACGTGACCGAGGACAACACCCACTTCGATGCCATCCGCCGCCTGGCGGCGGCGGACATCGTCCTCGGCCTCGGGGGCGACGAGTACGGCCCGTCCCAGAGCGTGCGCCGTGACCAGATGGCGTCGTTCATCCACCGGGCGATCGCGTTCGTCGACACCAGCGGTGAGATCCGCAACGAGGAGGACTTCTTCAGCGATGTGGGACCCACCCACGAGGAGAACGTGAACGCGCTGGCGTCGCAGGGCATCGTGCTCGGCGTCGGCGGGGACGAGTACGCCGCCTCCAACGCGGTGCGCCGTGACCAGATGGCGTCGTTCGTCCTGCGCGGACTGGACTTCCTGGTCCAGGGCACGCAGGCACAGCTGCCGGTGCTGACGACCCGCTAG